Proteins found in one Cyprinus carpio isolate SPL01 chromosome B10, ASM1834038v1, whole genome shotgun sequence genomic segment:
- the LOC109091467 gene encoding BRCA1-associated protein-like, producing MSVSLVVIRLELADQSESPRAFQYCAGSEMSEDEMREAALASARATLGGRTELERAAILHQHLGSRVMSDMVIETFQPSAGAEDGKEELKSTADVNGEANDQMDESVTPDSPSKQLPDQISFFSGNPSVEIVHGIMHLYKTNKMTSLTEDVRRSAMLCILTVPTTMTSHDLMKFVAPFNDVMEHMKIIRDSMPNQYMVLVKFRRQADADSFYTECNGRQFNSIEDAVCQLVYVERAEVIKSEEGASLPVMDLTELPKCTVCLERMDESVNGVLTTLCNHSFHSQCLQRWEDATCPVCRYCQTPEPVEENKCFECGVQENLWICLICGHIGCGRYVSRHAYKHFEETQHTYAMQLTNHRVWDYAGDNYVHRLVASKSDGKMVQYECEGDTCQDEKIDALQLEYSYLLTSQLDSQRIYWENKIVHLEKDTAEEINNMKAKFKETIDKCDSLERKLNELTKEKQSLDKKCSQLNNKVVKLSQELREEQEMNRCLRANQTQLQAQLQEEERRAHETAANKDGQIAELQEQLRDVMFYLETQQQIDRMPADARQEIQEGQINIAAAPQPGPSAHGPGRLSGRKGRSKRGK from the exons ATGAGTGTGTCTCTGGTTGTGATCAGACTCGAGCTCGCGGATCAGTCTGAGTCCCCGCGCGCCTTTCAGTACTGCGCCG GTTCAGAGATGTCAGAGGACGAGATGAGAGAGGCGGCGCTGGCCTCCGCTAGAGCGACGCTGGGCGGTAGAACGGAGCTGGAGCGAGCCGCTATCCTCCACCAGCACCTGGGCAGCCGCGTGATGAGCGACATGGTGATCGAGACCTTCCAGCCCAGCGCAG GAGCCGAGGACGGTAAAGAAGAGCTGAAGTCCACAGCTGACGTAAACGGAGAAGCTAATGATCAGATGGACGAGAGTGTGACTCCAGACTCTCCCTCCAAACAGCTGCCGGATCAGATCTCCTTCTTCAGCGGAAACCCGTCAGTGGAGATCGTCCACGGCATCATGCACCTCTACAAAACTAA TAAGATGACGTCGCTCACAGAGGACGTGCGGCGCAGTGCGATGCTGTGCATCCTCACCGTTCCCACCACCATGACCAGCCACGACCTCATGAAGTTTGTGGCTCCCTTCAATGACGTCATGGAGCACATGAAGATCATCCGGGACTCCATGCCCAACCAGTACATGGTGCTGGTCAAGTTCAGGCGTCAG gCCGATGCTGACAGCTTCTACACAGAATGCAACGGCCGTCAGTTCAACTCCATTGAGGATGCTGTCTGCCAGTTAGTCTATGTGGAGAGAGCGGAAGTCATCAAATCTGAAGAG GGGGCCAGTTTACCTGTGATGGATCTGACTGAGCTGCCCAAGTGCACCGTGTGTTTGGAGCGCATGGACGAGTCCGTCAACGGCGTGTTGACCACCCTGTGCAACCACAGCTTTCACAGCCAGTGTCTGCAGAGATGGGAGGATGCAAC gtgtCCCGTGTGCAGATACTGTCAGACTCCTGAACCGGTGGAGGAGAACAAGTGTTTTGAGTGTGGAGTCCAAGAG AATCTGTGGATCTGTCTCATCTGCGGTCACATCGGCTGCGGACGCTATGTTAGTCGTCATGCCTACAAGCACTTTGAGGAAACACAGCACACTTACGCCAtgcagctgaccaatcacagggTCTGGGACTACGCTGGAG ATAACTACGTCCATCGGCTTGTTGCCAGTAAGAGCGACGGGAAGATGGTGCAGTACGAGTGTGAGGGAGACACCTGTCAGGATGAGAAGATCGATGCGCTGCAGctcgag tattcatatttattaaccAGCCAGCTGGATTCTCAGCGCATTTACTGGGAGAATAAAATAGTTCATCTGGAGAAAGACACAGCGGAGGAG ATCAACAACATGAAGGCCAAGTTCAAGGAGACGATTGACAAGTGTGACAGTTTGGAGCGGAAACTCAACGAGCTCACCAAAGAAAAACAATCCCTTGATAAGAA ATGTTCACAGCTGAACAACAAAGTGGTGAAGCTCAGTCAAGAGCTGCGGGAGGAGCAGGAGATGAACCGGTGCCTGCGAGCCAATCAGACGCAGCTCCAGGCGCAGCTGCAGGAGGAGGAGAGGCGGGCTCACGAGACGGCGGCCAATAAAGACGGCCAGATCGCCGAGCTGCAGGAGCAGCTGCGAGACGTCATGTTCTACCTGGAGACGCAGCAGCAGATCGACCGCATGCCGGCAGACGCCCGGCAAGAAATCCAGGAGGGTCAGATCAACATCGCTGCGGCCCCGCAGCCCGGGCCCTCGGCCCACGGCCCCGGCAGACTGAGCGGCCGCAAGGGACGATCCAAGAGGGGAAAATAG
- the LOC109091468 gene encoding torsin-4A isoform X1, producing the protein MFLNHTPECFPKMGEQDPSDRLRGDHPKETKENGTGSFSQFSSSVRTMVRIRQKYQAIKKRRLEIAAASSSQCFISPRSTSPKVFTFENIQDPIYSNPSSPRKRKKKRKGRVLYPSSSLRAVPTKERSRAKKCLYLLCIIVFLQVYNAIENLDDHVLKYDLDGLEKTLKREVFGQQEVAESLLGHLHDYLSTYVHNKPLVLSLHGPTGVGKSHVGRLLAQHFRSVVGDDLVMQYFVLHHCPTDDDIPRCTKSLDSHVSEMVTQAEEEEKIPVFIFDEVEHMPRELLDTLQDLIHPKNNNEYLNAIYILISNLGHEDITKFVLHNSSVAVSGHLSLIQELNPWLRSYLERYHMVFLEADLLPFMLLEKSNVMDCFIDEMSREGFYPDRSHVERLAEELSYYIVGEREFSHTGCRQVVAKVNLL; encoded by the exons ATGTTTCTGAACCACACACCAGAGTGCTTTCCAAAG ATGGGAGAACAAGACCCCAGTGACAGGCTGAGAGGAGACCATCCGAAAGAGACAAAGGAAAATGGCACCGGAAGCTTCTCCCAGTTCTCCTCAAGCGTACGCACCATGGTGCGCATTCGCCAGAAGTACCAAGCCATCAAAAAACGGCGTCTTGAGATAGCAGCCGCGTCATCATCCCAGTGCTTCATTTCTCCACGGTCCACCAGCCCGAAGGTTTTCACTTTTGAAAATATCCAAGACCCCATATACTCTAACCCCTCTTCCCCTCGCAAGCGGAAGAAAAAGAGGAAGGGGCGGGTTTTGTATCCGAGCAGCAGTTTGAGAGCCGTACCCACAAAAGAGAGAAGCCGTGCAAAGAAGTGCCTCTACTTGTTGTGCATCATTGTATTTCTACAAGTTTACAACGCCATTGAGAACTTGGATGACCATGTGCTTAAATATGATCTGGACGGACTGGAGAAAACCCTTAAAAGGGAAGTGTTTGGccaacaggaagtggcagagAGTCTTCTGGGTCATTTACATGATTATTTGTCAACTTATGTACACAATAAACCTTTAGTGTTGTCGCTCCATGGACCCACTGGAGTTGGAAAGAGCCACGTTGGCCGATTACTGGCCCAGCATTTCCGCTCAGTTGTTGGCGACGACTTGGTGATGCAGTACTTTGTTCTGCACCATTGCCCAACAGACGACGATATCCCACGATGCACCAAATCTCTGGACTCTCACGTCTCGGAAATGGTCACTCAggctgaggaagaggagaagatacCGGTCTTTATCTTCGATGAGGTGGAACACATGCCCAGGGAGCTGCTGGACACATTGCAAGACCTGATCCATCCCAAAAACAACAACGAATACTTAAACGCCATCTACATTCTCATCAGCAACCTGGGACATGAAGACATCACCAAATTCGTTCTGCACAACTCCAGCGTCGCTGTCTCAGGCCATCTGAGCTTGATTCAGGAGCTGAACCCTTGGTTGCGTAGCTACCTTGAAAGATACCACATGGTGTTTTTGGAGGCAGACCTCCTGCCCTTTATGCTTCTGGAGAAGAGCAACGTAATGGATTGTTTTATTGATGAGATGTCCAGGGAAGGATTCTATCCAGATCGATCCCATGTAGAAAGGCTTGCGGAAGAACTATCATACTATATAGTTGGCGAACGGGAGTTTTCTCACACCGGATGCAGGCAGGTTGTGGCAAAAGTGAACCTTCTCTGA
- the LOC109091468 gene encoding torsin-4A isoform X2 codes for MGEQDPSDRLRGDHPKETKENGTGSFSQFSSSVRTMVRIRQKYQAIKKRRLEIAAASSSQCFISPRSTSPKVFTFENIQDPIYSNPSSPRKRKKKRKGRVLYPSSSLRAVPTKERSRAKKCLYLLCIIVFLQVYNAIENLDDHVLKYDLDGLEKTLKREVFGQQEVAESLLGHLHDYLSTYVHNKPLVLSLHGPTGVGKSHVGRLLAQHFRSVVGDDLVMQYFVLHHCPTDDDIPRCTKSLDSHVSEMVTQAEEEEKIPVFIFDEVEHMPRELLDTLQDLIHPKNNNEYLNAIYILISNLGHEDITKFVLHNSSVAVSGHLSLIQELNPWLRSYLERYHMVFLEADLLPFMLLEKSNVMDCFIDEMSREGFYPDRSHVERLAEELSYYIVGEREFSHTGCRQVVAKVNLL; via the coding sequence ATGGGAGAACAAGACCCCAGTGACAGGCTGAGAGGAGACCATCCGAAAGAGACAAAGGAAAATGGCACCGGAAGCTTCTCCCAGTTCTCCTCAAGCGTACGCACCATGGTGCGCATTCGCCAGAAGTACCAAGCCATCAAAAAACGGCGTCTTGAGATAGCAGCCGCGTCATCATCCCAGTGCTTCATTTCTCCACGGTCCACCAGCCCGAAGGTTTTCACTTTTGAAAATATCCAAGACCCCATATACTCTAACCCCTCTTCCCCTCGCAAGCGGAAGAAAAAGAGGAAGGGGCGGGTTTTGTATCCGAGCAGCAGTTTGAGAGCCGTACCCACAAAAGAGAGAAGCCGTGCAAAGAAGTGCCTCTACTTGTTGTGCATCATTGTATTTCTACAAGTTTACAACGCCATTGAGAACTTGGATGACCATGTGCTTAAATATGATCTGGACGGACTGGAGAAAACCCTTAAAAGGGAAGTGTTTGGccaacaggaagtggcagagAGTCTTCTGGGTCATTTACATGATTATTTGTCAACTTATGTACACAATAAACCTTTAGTGTTGTCGCTCCATGGACCCACTGGAGTTGGAAAGAGCCACGTTGGCCGATTACTGGCCCAGCATTTCCGCTCAGTTGTTGGCGACGACTTGGTGATGCAGTACTTTGTTCTGCACCATTGCCCAACAGACGACGATATCCCACGATGCACCAAATCTCTGGACTCTCACGTCTCGGAAATGGTCACTCAggctgaggaagaggagaagatacCGGTCTTTATCTTCGATGAGGTGGAACACATGCCCAGGGAGCTGCTGGACACATTGCAAGACCTGATCCATCCCAAAAACAACAACGAATACTTAAACGCCATCTACATTCTCATCAGCAACCTGGGACATGAAGACATCACCAAATTCGTTCTGCACAACTCCAGCGTCGCTGTCTCAGGCCATCTGAGCTTGATTCAGGAGCTGAACCCTTGGTTGCGTAGCTACCTTGAAAGATACCACATGGTGTTTTTGGAGGCAGACCTCCTGCCCTTTATGCTTCTGGAGAAGAGCAACGTAATGGATTGTTTTATTGATGAGATGTCCAGGGAAGGATTCTATCCAGATCGATCCCATGTAGAAAGGCTTGCGGAAGAACTATCATACTATATAGTTGGCGAACGGGAGTTTTCTCACACCGGATGCAGGCAGGTTGTGGCAAAAGTGAACCTTCTCTGA
- the LOC109091469 gene encoding voltage-dependent anion-selective channel protein 2-like isoform X2 has translation MAVPPAYSDLGKAAKDVFSKGYGFGIVKLDLKTKSQNGVEFNTSGSTNTDTGKAGGSLETKYKMKDLGLSLNQKWNTDNKLTTEVSVEDQLIQGLKLALDTSFVPNTAKKSGKLKTGYKRDFVNVSCDIDFEGPVVHSAAVLGYEGWLLGYQMAFDTAKSKLVQNNFALGYKAGDFQLHTNVNDGADFGGSVYQKVSDQLETAVTLAWTSGSNNTRFGVAAKYQLDKDASVSAKVNNASLIGVGYTQCLRPGVKLTLSALIDGKNFSTGGHKVGLGFELEA, from the exons ATGGCTGTTCCTCCTGCATACTCAGACCTGGGAAAAGCAGCCAAGGATGTTTTCAGCAAGGGTTACG GTTTTGGGATTGTTAAATTGGACCTCAAAACTAAATCTCAAAATGGAGTG GAGTTCAACACGTCTGGATCCACCAACACGGACACGGGAAAAGCCGGCGGGAGTTTGGAGACCAAGTATAAGATGAAGGATCTGGGATTGAGTTTAAACCAGAAGTGGAACACAGACAACAAGCTCACTACAGAAGTGTCTGTGGAAGACCAG CTCATACAGGGGTTGAAACTGGCCCTGGATACGTCTTTTGTACCAAACACAGC CAAGAAGAGCGGGAAACTGAAGACTGGCTACAAGCGTGACTTTGTCAATGTGAGCTGCGACATTGATTTCGAGGGTCCGGTTGTGCACTCTGCAGCGGTTCTGGGATACGAAGGCTGGCTCTTGGGCTACCAGATGGCGTTTGACACGGCCAAATCCAAACTGGTGCAAAACAACTTCGCTCTGGGATACAAGGCCGGAGATTTCCAGCTTCACACCAACGT TAATGACGGAGCTGATTTCGGAGGATCTGTCTATCAGAAGGTCAGTGATCAGCTGGAGACGGCCGTCACTTTGGCCTGGACTTCAGGCAGCAACAACACGCGCTTCGGAGTTGCTGCAAAGTACCAGCTGGATAAAGATGCTTCTGTGTCT GCCAAAGTGAACAATGCCAGTCTGATTGGAGTTGGTTACACGCAGTGTCTTCGACCCG GTGTGAAGCTCACTCTCTCGGCCTTGATCGATGGAAAAAACTTCAGCACAGGCGGACACAAAGTAGGACTGGGCTTTGAACTGGAAGCGTAG
- the LOC109091469 gene encoding voltage-dependent anion-selective channel protein 2-like isoform X1, whose amino-acid sequence MAVPPAYSDLGKAAKDVFSKGYGFGIVKLDLKTKSQNGVMEFNTSGSTNTDTGKAGGSLETKYKMKDLGLSLNQKWNTDNKLTTEVSVEDQLIQGLKLALDTSFVPNTAKKSGKLKTGYKRDFVNVSCDIDFEGPVVHSAAVLGYEGWLLGYQMAFDTAKSKLVQNNFALGYKAGDFQLHTNVNDGADFGGSVYQKVSDQLETAVTLAWTSGSNNTRFGVAAKYQLDKDASVSAKVNNASLIGVGYTQCLRPGVKLTLSALIDGKNFSTGGHKVGLGFELEA is encoded by the exons ATGGCTGTTCCTCCTGCATACTCAGACCTGGGAAAAGCAGCCAAGGATGTTTTCAGCAAGGGTTACG GTTTTGGGATTGTTAAATTGGACCTCAAAACTAAATCTCAAAATGGAGTG ATG GAGTTCAACACGTCTGGATCCACCAACACGGACACGGGAAAAGCCGGCGGGAGTTTGGAGACCAAGTATAAGATGAAGGATCTGGGATTGAGTTTAAACCAGAAGTGGAACACAGACAACAAGCTCACTACAGAAGTGTCTGTGGAAGACCAG CTCATACAGGGGTTGAAACTGGCCCTGGATACGTCTTTTGTACCAAACACAGC CAAGAAGAGCGGGAAACTGAAGACTGGCTACAAGCGTGACTTTGTCAATGTGAGCTGCGACATTGATTTCGAGGGTCCGGTTGTGCACTCTGCAGCGGTTCTGGGATACGAAGGCTGGCTCTTGGGCTACCAGATGGCGTTTGACACGGCCAAATCCAAACTGGTGCAAAACAACTTCGCTCTGGGATACAAGGCCGGAGATTTCCAGCTTCACACCAACGT TAATGACGGAGCTGATTTCGGAGGATCTGTCTATCAGAAGGTCAGTGATCAGCTGGAGACGGCCGTCACTTTGGCCTGGACTTCAGGCAGCAACAACACGCGCTTCGGAGTTGCTGCAAAGTACCAGCTGGATAAAGATGCTTCTGTGTCT GCCAAAGTGAACAATGCCAGTCTGATTGGAGTTGGTTACACGCAGTGTCTTCGACCCG GTGTGAAGCTCACTCTCTCGGCCTTGATCGATGGAAAAAACTTCAGCACAGGCGGACACAAAGTAGGACTGGGCTTTGAACTGGAAGCGTAG